The Mesorhizobium sp. AR02 genomic interval CCTTGCCTGGCTGTCCGGCTTATCGGTCCGGACTTGGCCCAGCCAGTGGGTCGCGACATCGAAATTGGGCCGCGGTTCCGGCTTCTCGATATAGTCGATCACCGGAAAGCGGTTGAGCTTCACGTCCGCCCGCGGCACGGCGCCGATCAGGCTTCTTGTGTAGTCGTGCCGCGGCTGATGGATGATCTGCGCGGTGTCGCCGATCTCGACGATCCGGCCACGATACATCACCGCAACGCGGTCGGTGGTCTCAGCAATCACGCCCATGTCATGGGTGATCAGCACGATGCCGACATTGCGTTCTTTGGCCAGCGTCTTGATGAGGTCGAGGATCTGCGCCTGGACGGAGACGTCGAGCGCGGTGGTCGGCTCGTCGGCGATGATCAGGTCCGGATCGGTGCAAAGCACCAAGGCGATGACGACGCGCTGCCGCATGCCGCCGGAAAACTGATGCGGATACTGGCCGATGCGCTGCTCGGGCTGCGGGATGCCGATGCTGCGCAAAAGGGCTACCGCTTGCCGGCGCGCCTCGGCCGGGCCGATCTTCTTATGCGTCCTGATCGTTTCGACGAGCTGCTGTTCGACCGTGTAGAGCGGATTGAGGCTGGTCAGCGGGTCCTGGAAGATCATCGAGACGCGCTTGCCCCTGATGCCGCGCAGGGCTTTCGCGTCGAGCGTGTCGATGCGCGTCCCGTCAAGCTCGATGCGGCCTTGCGTGATGTGGCCGGGCCTGTCCAGCAGCCCCATGATAGCGCTGCCGATGGTGGATTTGCCGGCGCCGGACTCGCCGACCAGGCCGACGATCTCGCCGCGCTCGACCGTCAGCTCGATGTCCTCGACCGCGACGAAGGTGCCCTTGCGCGAGGGATATTCGACCTTCAGGCCGCTGATCGACAAAAGTGGCTTCATGGCGCTGGTTTCCGGGCGCTAGTTTTCTGGGGCATCAGCGCAGCTTCGGATCGAGGACGTCGCGCAGCCAGTCGCCCAAAAGGTTGACCGCCAGCACCAGCAAAGCGAGCGTCAGGCCGGGGAACAACACGATCCAGCGCTCGCCCGAGAACAGGAAGTTGTTTCCGATGCGGATGAGCGTGCCGAGCGAGGGTTCGGTGGCGGGAATGCCGACGCCAAGGAAACTCAGCGTCGCCTCGCCGAGAATGGCGACGCCGAGATTGATGGTGGCGATGACCAGCACCGGGCCGAGCACGTTGGGCATGACATGGCGCGCCATGATGACGACAGGCGAGCGGCCGATGATGCGGGCGACCTGCACGTATTCGCGGTTCTTCTCCACCATGGTCGAGGCCCGCACCGTGCGCGCCACTTGCGGCCAGATCGACAGGCCGAGCGACAGGATGATGACGAAGATTGCCAGGCTGTCGTGCTGATCCTTCGGCAGCAGGCTGCGGCTGATGCCGTCGACCAGCAGCGCCACCATGATGGCGGGAAAGGTCATCTGGATATCGACGATGCGCATGATGACGGCATCGATGAAGCCGCCGAAATAGCCGGACAGCAGCCCGAGCGCGAGACCAATGGCGACGGCAAGACCGACCGAGACGAAGCCGACCAGGATCGAGATCCTGGCGCCGTAAAGGATGCCCGACAGGAGATCGCGCCCCTGGTCGTCGGTGCCGAGAAGGAAATTCCAGTCGCCCTGCGGCGACCAGACCGGCGGGATCAGCGAATTCATCAGGTCGATCGAGGCCGGATCGAAGGGGTCGTGCGGGGCGATCCACGGCGCCAGCACGGCGCAGCCGATCATCAGCGCGGCGACGATTGCCGCCAGCACCGTCAGCGGCGAGGTGGTGAATTTGTACCAGATGTCGCTGTCGCGAAGCGCGGCGAGGAAGCGAAAGGACCGCCCAGTGTTCATCGTCAGGCCCCGCGCGCCAGGCTGTCGGTGCGCAGGCGCGGGTCGACCACGTAATAGAGCATGTCGACGACGAGGTTGATGACGACGAAGATCAGCGCCACCAGCAGCAGATAGGTCGACATGATCGGAATGTCGGCGGTGGAGATCGCCTGCAGGAACAGCATGCCGATGCCCGGCCATTGAAACACGCTTTCGGTGATGATGCCGAAGGCGATGATCGAGCCGAGCTGCAGCCCGGCGATGGTCATCACCGGCACCAGCGTGTTCTTCAGCGCGTGGCCGAAATTGATCGAGCGTTCGCTAAGGCCCCTGGCGCGGGCGAA includes:
- a CDS encoding dipeptide ABC transporter ATP-binding protein, which encodes MKPLLSISGLKVEYPSRKGTFVAVEDIELTVERGEIVGLVGESGAGKSTIGSAIMGLLDRPGHITQGRIELDGTRIDTLDAKALRGIRGKRVSMIFQDPLTSLNPLYTVEQQLVETIRTHKKIGPAEARRQAVALLRSIGIPQPEQRIGQYPHQFSGGMRQRVVIALVLCTDPDLIIADEPTTALDVSVQAQILDLIKTLAKERNVGIVLITHDMGVIAETTDRVAVMYRGRIVEIGDTAQIIHQPRHDYTRSLIGAVPRADVKLNRFPVIDYIEKPEPRPNFDVATHWLGQVRTDKPDSQARPDAVQAPLIGVANIGMKFITRRSLLARNRVWFEAVKNFSLDIRQGEVLGLVGESGSGKSTVAKILAGLNEPSSGTVAFEGTEVFSLRDRSRRQAIRRQIQMIFQDPYSSLNPRMRVDAIVAEPIRHHRLASSGQETAAIVGDLLELVGLGKAAGRKFPHEFSGGQRQRISIARALATRPRFLICDEPTSALDVSIQAQILNLLKDLQEALRLTMLFISHDLPVVRQMCDRIAVMRQGEICELASTEELFEQPRHAYTRELLRLMPRL
- a CDS encoding ABC transporter permease, with protein sequence MNTGRSFRFLAALRDSDIWYKFTTSPLTVLAAIVAALMIGCAVLAPWIAPHDPFDPASIDLMNSLIPPVWSPQGDWNFLLGTDDQGRDLLSGILYGARISILVGFVSVGLAVAIGLALGLLSGYFGGFIDAVIMRIVDIQMTFPAIMVALLVDGISRSLLPKDQHDSLAIFVIILSLGLSIWPQVARTVRASTMVEKNREYVQVARIIGRSPVVIMARHVMPNVLGPVLVIATINLGVAILGEATLSFLGVGIPATEPSLGTLIRIGNNFLFSGERWIVLFPGLTLALLVLAVNLLGDWLRDVLDPKLR